One Leclercia pneumoniae genomic region harbors:
- the gsiA gene encoding glutathione ABC transporter ATP-binding protein GsiA, with product MPHSDELDQQQVLSVRNLNVAFPEERQLIPAVKNLSLTLKRGETLAIVGESGSGKSVSALSLMRLIEQAGGVLTCDQLLLRRRNGLVSDLAGLSQSQMRDVRGADMAMIFQEPMTSLNPVFPVGEQIAESIRLHQGLNGEQALEEARRMLEQVRIPQAQTILSRYPHQLSGGMRQRVMIAMALSCRPAVLIADEPTTALDVTIQAQILQLIKVLQQEMAMGVIFITHDMGVVADIADRVLVMYQGEAVETGSVEQIFHDPQHPYTRALLTAVPRLGAMNGSNLPRRFPLISLKNGGQQEAETEQDTVMPGDPILQVRDLITRFPLRGGLFNRVKREVHAVENVSFDLWPGETLSLVGESGSGKSTTGRALLRLVEAQEGTITFNGERIDTLEASRLQPLRRDIQYIFQDPYASLDPRQTVGYSIMEPLRVHKMLEGEAAQRRVAWLLERVGLKPEHAWRYPHEFSGGQRQRICIARALALNPKVVIADEAVSALDVSIRAQIINLLLDLQREMGIAFLFISHDMAVVERISHRVAVMYLGQIVEIGPRRAVFENPQHPYTRKLMAAVPVADPAHRRPQRVLLQDELPGNIRKRGEFTERVTLREVSPGHFVALPPQGNAVSRL from the coding sequence GTGCCGCACAGTGATGAACTGGATCAGCAGCAGGTGCTGTCCGTTCGCAACCTGAATGTCGCGTTTCCTGAAGAGCGGCAGCTGATCCCGGCAGTTAAAAACCTCTCGTTAACGCTGAAACGCGGCGAGACGCTGGCCATTGTAGGGGAGTCGGGCTCGGGAAAATCGGTTTCCGCCCTCTCGTTAATGCGCCTGATTGAGCAGGCCGGCGGCGTGCTGACCTGCGACCAACTGCTGCTTCGCCGCCGTAATGGCCTGGTGAGCGATCTCGCCGGGCTGAGCCAGTCGCAGATGCGCGACGTGCGCGGTGCGGATATGGCCATGATTTTTCAGGAACCAATGACCTCTCTCAATCCGGTGTTCCCGGTCGGGGAACAGATTGCCGAGTCCATTCGCCTGCACCAGGGGCTGAATGGCGAGCAGGCGCTGGAAGAGGCCAGACGGATGTTAGAACAGGTGCGTATTCCGCAGGCGCAGACTATTCTCTCCCGCTATCCGCATCAGCTCTCTGGCGGTATGCGCCAGCGCGTGATGATCGCGATGGCCCTCTCGTGTCGCCCGGCGGTGCTCATTGCCGACGAGCCGACCACGGCGCTGGATGTCACCATTCAGGCACAAATTCTGCAGCTGATTAAAGTGTTGCAGCAAGAGATGGCGATGGGGGTGATCTTCATCACCCACGATATGGGCGTGGTGGCCGATATTGCCGATCGCGTGCTGGTGATGTATCAGGGCGAGGCGGTGGAGACCGGCAGCGTAGAGCAAATTTTTCATGATCCTCAGCACCCTTATACCCGTGCCCTGCTGACAGCGGTACCGCGCCTTGGGGCGATGAACGGCAGCAATCTGCCACGCCGTTTTCCGCTGATTTCCCTGAAAAACGGAGGCCAGCAGGAGGCTGAAACCGAGCAGGACACCGTGATGCCCGGGGATCCCATTCTGCAGGTGCGCGATCTGATAACCCGCTTCCCCCTGCGCGGGGGGCTCTTCAACCGCGTCAAACGCGAAGTGCACGCGGTCGAAAACGTGAGCTTCGATCTCTGGCCTGGCGAAACCTTATCGCTGGTGGGAGAGTCCGGCAGCGGCAAATCAACCACTGGCCGGGCATTGCTGCGGCTGGTGGAGGCGCAGGAGGGGACCATCACCTTCAACGGTGAGCGAATCGATACCCTGGAAGCGAGCAGGCTGCAGCCGCTGCGCCGGGATATTCAGTATATTTTTCAGGATCCCTACGCCTCGCTCGATCCCCGCCAGACGGTGGGCTATTCGATCATGGAGCCGCTGCGGGTGCATAAGATGCTTGAGGGGGAGGCCGCGCAGCGACGGGTGGCCTGGCTGCTGGAGCGGGTGGGTCTTAAGCCCGAACATGCCTGGCGGTACCCACATGAGTTTTCAGGCGGACAGCGACAGCGAATCTGCATCGCGCGTGCGCTGGCGCTCAACCCGAAGGTAGTGATTGCCGACGAGGCGGTTTCGGCGCTGGATGTCTCTATTCGGGCGCAGATTATTAACCTGCTGCTCGACCTGCAGCGAGAGATGGGCATCGCTTTTCTCTTTATTTCGCATGACATGGCGGTCGTAGAGCGCATCAGCCACCGGGTGGCGGTGATGTATCTCGGACAGATTGTGGAGATTGGGCCGCGTCGGGCAGTGTTTGAAAATCCGCAGCACCCCTATACCCGCAAACTGATGGCGGCGGTGCCGGTGGCCGATCCGGCCCATCGTCGCCCGCAGCGGGTACTGCTGCAAGATGAGCTACCCGGCAATATTCGCAAGCGGGGAGAGTTCACCGAGCGGGTGACATTGCGCGAGGTGAGCCCCGGCCATTTTGTGGCGTTACCGCCGCAGGGTAATGCGGTTTCACGGTTATAA